From one Mesotoga infera genomic stretch:
- a CDS encoding winged helix-turn-helix transcriptional regulator: protein MYQELGSFFNPSPETRELNILQAIAENPSISQERLSREIGIVPSMVHRYLSDFERTGLIAKIGENRRSMSYILLDEGRVRLQYLTVAYLADVAKIYAQSRSVFGEVLDFISARDFEKVYLYGAGIVGKMVSTILLYERIDVLGFIDDADFKKGTQVNGIVVLEPERVAGNEYDAVIVASFAHSASILSKAEAIGLKKLYSFEISSKGRVSLKEHKTNGGSEND from the coding sequence TTGTATCAGGAGCTGGGAAGTTTCTTCAATCCTTCACCAGAGACGAGAGAACTGAATATCCTGCAAGCGATAGCCGAGAATCCTTCAATATCTCAAGAACGGCTCTCAAGGGAGATCGGAATTGTTCCTTCGATGGTGCACAGGTACTTAAGCGACTTTGAGAGAACCGGCTTGATAGCTAAAATTGGAGAGAATAGACGTTCGATGAGTTACATATTGCTTGATGAGGGCAGGGTCAGACTTCAGTACCTTACTGTCGCTTATCTAGCAGATGTGGCAAAGATATACGCTCAATCGAGAAGCGTTTTCGGAGAAGTTCTTGATTTCATTTCGGCAAGAGATTTCGAGAAGGTCTATCTGTATGGCGCCGGAATCGTTGGAAAGATGGTTTCAACTATTCTGCTCTACGAAAGAATCGATGTTCTTGGTTTCATTGATGATGCGGACTTCAAGAAGGGAACACAAGTGAACGGAATAGTGGTACTCGAACCCGAGCGAGTTGCTGGGAACGAATACGATGCAGTTATTGTTGCGTCATTTGCTCACTCTGCTTCAATACTTTCAAAGGCAGAAGCGATTGGACTCAAAAAGCTTTACTCATTTGAGATCTCCAGTAAAGGGAGGGTCTCTTTGAAAGAGCACAAAACGAATGGAGGATCTGAAAATGACTGA
- a CDS encoding dTDP-glucose 4,6-dehydratase has product NESLIEHVTDRLGHDKRYGIDPTKISSELGWKPSIMFDEGIEMTVDWYLTNKAWVESVISGEYLEFYSKNYDLQ; this is encoded by the coding sequence AACGAATCACTTATAGAACATGTGACCGACAGGCTCGGCCACGACAAAAGATATGGCATCGATCCGACGAAGATAAGCTCTGAGCTGGGATGGAAGCCTTCGATCATGTTCGATGAAGGAATAGAGATGACTGTAGACTGGTATTTGACCAACAAAGCATGGGTTGAAAGCGTTATCTCTGGAGAGTATCTTGAGTTTTATAGCAAGAACTACGATCTACAGTGA